A stretch of the Balearica regulorum gibbericeps isolate bBalReg1 chromosome 23, bBalReg1.pri, whole genome shotgun sequence genome encodes the following:
- the VPS11 gene encoding vacuolar protein sorting-associated protein 11 homolog: MAAYLQWRRFVFFDRETVKEPPGPDGAGGKPFALPPGIAVCDSGRGSLVFGDMEGQIWFLPRSLQLSSFQAYKLRVTHLYQLKQHSILVSVGEDEEGINPLVKVWNLEKRDGGNPLCTRIFPAIPGNKPTVVSCLTVHENLNFMAIGFADGSVVLTKGDITRDRHSKTQILREGSYPVTGLAFRQSGKTTHLFVVTTENIQSYMLSVKDYPHLELDTHGCGLRCSSLSDPSQDLQFIVAGNECVYLYQPDERGPCFAFEGQKLIVHWYRGYLIIVSKDRKTSPKSEFAGNEAQNSDKQVLNIYDLCNKFIAYSSIFDDIVDVLAEWGSLYVLTRDGKIHVLQEKDTQTKLEMLFRKNLFEMAINLAKSHHLDSDGLSEIFRQYGDHLYNKGNHDGAIQQYIRTIGKLEPSYVIRKFLDAQRIHNLTAYLQTLHLQSLANADHTTLLLNCYTKLKDSSKLEEFIKTSESEVRFDVETAIKVLRQAGYYSHAVYLAEKHAHHEWYLKIQLEDIKNYQEALRYIGKLPFDQAESNMKRYGKILMHHVPNETTELLKILCTDYRPLGDSEGPGMLEGKKANSEEFIPVFANNSRELKAFLEHMTEVQADSPQGVYDTLLELRLQNWAHEQDEQVKEKLHNEALTLLKSGRFKTVFDKALVLCQMHNFKDGVLYLYEQGKLFQQIMHYHMQNEQYKKVIEVCELYGDQEACLWEQALGYFARKEEDCKEYIAAVLKHIENKNLMPPLLVVQTLAHNSTATLSVIKDYLVNKLQKQSRQIEQDEQRIQKYREETTRIRQEIEELKASPKIFQKTKCSICTSALELPSVHFLCGHSFHQHCFESYSESDSECPTCMPENRKVMDMIRAQEQKRDLHDQFQHQLKCSNDGFSVVADYFGRGVFNKLTLITDLPSGKTATTIEAGLQRELLMHTKRST; the protein is encoded by the exons ATGGCCGCCTACTTGCAGTGGCGCCGCTTCGTCTTCTTTGACAGAGAGACGGTGAAGGAGCCGCCGGGGCCGGATGGGGCCGGTGGGAAGCCGTTCGCGCTGCCCCCGGGAATCGCGGTCTGCGACTCGGGCCGGGGAAGTCTAGTGTTCGGGG ATATGGAAGGTCAGATTTGGTTTTTGCCTCGATCCCTTCAACTCAGTAGTTTCCAAGCTTACAAGCTAAGGGTGACGCATCTGTACCAGCTGAAGCAGCACAGTATCTTGGTTTCTGTTGGTGAGGATGAAGAGGGTATTAACCCCCTG GTTAAAGTCTGGAATCTGGAGAAACGAGACGGTGGCAATCCTCTTTGCACGCGAATTTTTCCAGCAATACCGGGTAACAAGCCCACAGTTGTATCCTGCCTAACTGTCCATGAGAATCTTAATTTCATGGCAATTG GCTTTGCAGATGGGAGCGTTGTACTTACAAAAGGAGACATCACTCGAGACCGGCATAGTAAGACCCAGATCCTACGTGAAGGCAGTTATCCCGTTACTGGCCTTGCTTTCCGACAGTCTGGCAAAACGACACATCTATTTGTGGTGACCACGGAGAACATCCAG TCTTATATGCTTTCAGTGAAAGACTATCCTCACCTGGAGCTGGACACTCACGGCTGTGGATTGCGCTGTTCATCTCTCAGCGACCCCTCCCAGGATCTCCAGTTCATCGTGGCAGGAAACGAATGCGTGTACCTTTATCAACCAGACGAACGTGGCCCCTGCTTTGCCTTTGAGGGACAAAAGCTGATTGTTCACTGGTATCGGGGGTACCTCATCATTGTCTCCAAGGACCGAAAGACTTCTCCAAA GTCAGAGTTTGCTGGGAACGAGGCACAGAATTCGGACAAACAAGTCCTGAATATCTATGACTTGTGCAACAAATTCATTGCATACAGCTCGATCTTCGATGATATAGTGGATGTCTTAGCGGAGTGGGGCTCTCTGTACGTGCTGACCAGAGACGGGAAGATTCACGTACTGCAGGAGAAGGATACGCAAACCAAACTTGAG ATGCTGTTCAGAAAGAACTTATTTGAAATGGCCATTAACCTGGCCAAGAGCCACCACTTGGACAGCGATGGTTTGTCAGAGATTTTCCGGCAATATGGTGATCATCTGTATAACAAGGGGAACCACGATGGAGCCATCCAGCAGTATATCCG AACTATAGGGAAGCTGGAACCGTCTTACGTTATTCGGAAATTCCTGGACGCTCAGCGTATCCACAACCTCACTGCTTACCTGCAGACGCTCCACCTGCAGTCCCTGGCCAATGCAGACCATACTACGCTTCTGCTGAACTGCTATACCAAGCTCAAAGACAGCTCCAAACTGGAGGAGTTCATTAAG ACGAGTGAGAGCGAGGTCCGCTTTGATGTGGAAACGGCGATCAAGGTGCTTCGTCAGGCGGGTTACTACTCCCACGCTGTGTACCTGGCAGAGAAGCACGCGCATCATGAATGGTACCTCAAAATCCAGCTAGAGGATATCAAG AACTACCAAGAGGCTTTGCGCTACATTGGAAAACTGCCTTTTGATCAGGCAGAGAGTAACATGAAGCGATACGGTAAAATCCTGATGCACCACGTCCCTAACGAGACCACGGAGTTGCTGAAGATCCTTTGCACCGATTACCGGCCATTGGGAGACAGTGAAGGCCCTGGgatgctggaaggaaaaaag GCTAATTCAGAGGAGTTCATTCCGGTCTTTGCAAACAACTCCCGAGAACTGAAGGCTTTTCTGGAGCACATGACTGAGGTGCAGGCTGACTCTCCGCAGGGCGTCTATGACACTTTACTGGAACTTCGACTCCAGAACTGGGCACACGAACAAGATGAGCAG GTGAAGGAGAAGCTGCACAACGAAGCCCTCACCCTCCTAAAGAGTGGAAGGTTCAAAACAGTCTTTGATAAGGCCTTGGTCTTATGTCAGATGCACAATTTCAAGGATGGCGTCCTCTACCTCTACGAGCAGGGCAAACT TTTCCAACAGATCATGCACTACCACATGCAGAACGAGCAGTACAAGAAGGTGATCGAGGTGTGCGAGTTGTACGGGGACCAAGAGGCTTGCCTCTGGGAACAGGCTCTCGGCTACTTTGCGCGGAAGGAAGAGGACTGCAAAGAGTATATCGCGGCGGTGCTGAAACACATTGAGAACAAGAATCTTATGCCTCCGCTGCTTG TCGTGCAGACGCTGGCTCATAACTCCACGGCCACACTGTCTGTGATTAAGGATTATCTTGTCAAcaagctgcagaagcagagccGCCAGATAGAGCAGGATGAGCAGAGAATTCAAAAATACCGAGAAGAAACTACGAGGATCCGCCAGGAGATCGAAGAGCTAAAAGCGAG TCCCAAGATCTTTCAGAAGACCAAGTGTAGTATTTGCACCAgtgccctggagctgccttCGGTCCACTTCCTCTGCGGTCATTCCTTCCACCAGCATTGCTTTGAAAGCTACTCCGAGAGCGATTCGGAGTGTCCGACTTGCATGCCAGAAAATCGCAAAGTGATGGACATGATCCGAGCccaggagcagaagagagatCTGCACGACCAGTTTCAGCATCAG CTCAAGTGTTCCAACGACGGCTTCTCCGTTGTTGCCGATTACTTCGGTCGAGGCGTCTTCAATAAGCTCACCCTCATCACGGACTTGCCCTCGGGAAAGACGGCTACGACCATCGAGGCTGGCCTGCAGCGGGAACTGCTCATGCACACCAAGCGCAGCACCTGA
- the DDX6 gene encoding putative ATP-dependent RNA helicase DDX6 isoform X1, translating into MSTARTENPVIMGLSSQNGQLRGPVKPSGGPGGGGTQTQQQMNQLKNANTINNGTQQQAQSMTTAIKPGDDWKKTLKLPPKDLRIKTSDVTSTKGNEFEDYCLKRELLMGIFEMGWEKPSPIQEESIPIALSGRDILARAKNGTGKSGAYLIPLLERLDLKKDNIQAMVIVPTRELALQVSQICIQVSKHMGGAKVMATTGGTNLRDDIMRLDDTVHVVIATPGRILDLIKKGVAKVEHVQMIVLDEANKLLSQDFVQIMEDIILTLPKNRQILLYSATFPLSVQKFMNSHLQKPYEINLMEELTLKGVTQYYAYVTERQKVHCLNTLFSRLQINQSIIFCNSSQRVELLAKKISQLGYSCFYIHAKMRQEHRNRVFHDFRNGLCRNLVCTDLFTRGIDIQAVNVVINFDFPKLAETYLHRIGRSGRFGHLGLAINLITYDDRFNLKSIEEQLGTEIKPIPSNIDKSLYVAEYHSEPVEDEKQ; encoded by the exons atgagcACGGCCAGAACAGAGAACCCTGTTATAATGGGTCTATCCAGTCAGAACGGGCAGTTGAGGGGCCCTGTAAAACCCAGCGGGGGCCCAGGAGGTGGAGGCACACAAACTCAGCAACAGATGAACCAGCTGAAAAATGCCAACACAATCAATAACGGCACTCAACAGCAAGCACAGAGTATGACCACCGCTATTAA aCCTGGTGATGACTGGAAGAAGACTTTAAAACTCCCTCCAAAGGATTTGAGAATCAAAACTTCG GACGTGACCTCCACAAAAGGAAACGAGTTTGAAGATTACTGTTTGAAACGGGAGTTGCTGATGGGAATTTTTGAAATGGGCTGGGAAAAACCATCTCCTATTCAG GAGGAGAGCATCCCCATTGCTTTATCTGGTAGGGATATCTTGGCTAGAGCGAAAAACGGAACGGGCAAGAGTGGAGCCTACCTCATTCCTTTACTTGAACGACTAGACTTAAAGAAGGACAATATACAAG CAATGGTGATCGTTCCCACCCGTGAACTAGCCCTGCAGGTCAGTCAAATCTGTATCCAGGTCAGCAAACACATGGGAGGTGCCAAAGTGATGGCAACAACGGGAGGAACCAATTTGCGAGACGACATAATGAGGCTTGATGATACAG TGCATGTGGTGATAGCTACCCCTGGGAGGATTCTCGATCTCATCAAAAAAGGAGTAGCAAAAGTTGAGCATGTCCAGATGATAGTATTGGATGAGGCAA ATAAGTTGCTGTCTCAAGATTTTGTTCAAATAATGGAAGACATTATTCTCACGCTACCTAAAAACAGACAGATTTTGCTCTACTCGGCCACTTTCCCTTTGAGTGTACAGAAGTTCATG aattccCATTTGCAGAAACCCTATGAGATTAATCTGATGGAGGAGCTGACCTTGAAGGGAGTTACCCAGTACTACGCCTATGTAACTGAGCGTCAGAAAGTACACTGCCTCAATACGCTGTTTTCCAGG CTCCAGATTAACCAGTCGATCATTTTCTGCAACTCCTCTCAACGGGTTGAATTGCTAGCCAAAAAGATCTCCCAGCTGGGCTATTCCTGCTTCTATATCCATGCTAAAATGAGGCAG gAGCACCGCAATCGTGTGTTTCACGATTTCCGAAACGGCTTATGCCGCAATCTTGTTTGCACTG ATCTGTTTACCCGAGGTATTGATATCCAAGCTGTGAATGTGGTGATAAACTTTGATTTCCCAAAGCTGGCAGAGACTTATCTCCATCGTATTGGCAGATCAG gtcgCTTTGGTCACCTTGGCCTGGCCATCAACTTGATCACCTATGATGATCGATTCAACCTGAAAAGTATTGAGGAGCAGTTGGGAACTGAAATTAAACCCATACCGAGCAACATTGACAAGAGCCTGTATGTGGCAGAATACCACAGTGAACCTGTAGAAGATGAGAAACAGTAA
- the DDX6 gene encoding putative ATP-dependent RNA helicase DDX6 isoform X2, translating into MSTARTENPVIMGLSSQNGQLRGPVKPSGGPGGGGTQTQQQMNQLKNANTINNGTQQQAQSMTTAIKPGDDWKKTLKLPPKDLRIKTSDVTSTKGNEFEDYCLKRELLMGIFEMGWEKPSPIQEESIPIALSGRDILARAKNGTGKSGAYLIPLLERLDLKKDNIQAMVIVPTRELALQVSQICIQVSKHMGGAKVMATTGGTNLRDDIMRLDDTVHVVIATPGRILDLIKKGVAKVEHVQMIVLDEADKLLSQDFVQIMEDIILTLPKNRQILLYSATFPLSVQKFMNSHLQKPYEINLMEELTLKGVTQYYAYVTERQKVHCLNTLFSRLQINQSIIFCNSSQRVELLAKKISQLGYSCFYIHAKMRQEHRNRVFHDFRNGLCRNLVCTDLFTRGIDIQAVNVVINFDFPKLAETYLHRIGRSGRFGHLGLAINLITYDDRFNLKSIEEQLGTEIKPIPSNIDKSLYVAEYHSEPVEDEKQ; encoded by the exons atgagcACGGCCAGAACAGAGAACCCTGTTATAATGGGTCTATCCAGTCAGAACGGGCAGTTGAGGGGCCCTGTAAAACCCAGCGGGGGCCCAGGAGGTGGAGGCACACAAACTCAGCAACAGATGAACCAGCTGAAAAATGCCAACACAATCAATAACGGCACTCAACAGCAAGCACAGAGTATGACCACCGCTATTAA aCCTGGTGATGACTGGAAGAAGACTTTAAAACTCCCTCCAAAGGATTTGAGAATCAAAACTTCG GACGTGACCTCCACAAAAGGAAACGAGTTTGAAGATTACTGTTTGAAACGGGAGTTGCTGATGGGAATTTTTGAAATGGGCTGGGAAAAACCATCTCCTATTCAG GAGGAGAGCATCCCCATTGCTTTATCTGGTAGGGATATCTTGGCTAGAGCGAAAAACGGAACGGGCAAGAGTGGAGCCTACCTCATTCCTTTACTTGAACGACTAGACTTAAAGAAGGACAATATACAAG CAATGGTGATCGTTCCCACCCGTGAACTAGCCCTGCAGGTCAGTCAAATCTGTATCCAGGTCAGCAAACACATGGGAGGTGCCAAAGTGATGGCAACAACGGGAGGAACCAATTTGCGAGACGACATAATGAGGCTTGATGATACAG TGCATGTGGTGATAGCTACCCCTGGGAGGATTCTCGATCTCATCAAAAAAGGAGTAGCAAAAGTTGAGCATGTCCAGATGATAGTATTGGATGAG GCAGATAAGTTGCTGTCTCAAGATTTTGTTCAAATAATGGAAGACATTATTCTCACGCTACCTAAAAACAGACAGATTTTGCTCTACTCGGCCACTTTCCCTTTGAGTGTACAGAAGTTCATG aattccCATTTGCAGAAACCCTATGAGATTAATCTGATGGAGGAGCTGACCTTGAAGGGAGTTACCCAGTACTACGCCTATGTAACTGAGCGTCAGAAAGTACACTGCCTCAATACGCTGTTTTCCAGG CTCCAGATTAACCAGTCGATCATTTTCTGCAACTCCTCTCAACGGGTTGAATTGCTAGCCAAAAAGATCTCCCAGCTGGGCTATTCCTGCTTCTATATCCATGCTAAAATGAGGCAG gAGCACCGCAATCGTGTGTTTCACGATTTCCGAAACGGCTTATGCCGCAATCTTGTTTGCACTG ATCTGTTTACCCGAGGTATTGATATCCAAGCTGTGAATGTGGTGATAAACTTTGATTTCCCAAAGCTGGCAGAGACTTATCTCCATCGTATTGGCAGATCAG gtcgCTTTGGTCACCTTGGCCTGGCCATCAACTTGATCACCTATGATGATCGATTCAACCTGAAAAGTATTGAGGAGCAGTTGGGAACTGAAATTAAACCCATACCGAGCAACATTGACAAGAGCCTGTATGTGGCAGAATACCACAGTGAACCTGTAGAAGATGAGAAACAGTAA